The following are encoded in a window of Desulfonatronovibrio magnus genomic DNA:
- the amrA gene encoding AmmeMemoRadiSam system protein A — MSDFTFELSAQEKDYLKQLAWLSIKVAFEENINYPEPPTEKMKEKLGAFVTLKIKGKLRGCIGHIIGDKPLWKTIIRMASQAAFHDPRFPPLQKAELNSINLEISILSPLSKVDNPQDIVPGKHGLLIRQGAHSGLLLPQVAVEWKWDRNTFLANTCRKAGLLDNCWQDPNTEIFWFQAAVF, encoded by the coding sequence ATGAGCGATTTTACTTTTGAACTTTCAGCACAGGAAAAAGATTATCTGAAGCAGTTAGCCTGGCTGAGCATTAAGGTCGCTTTTGAAGAAAATATAAATTACCCTGAGCCTCCAACGGAAAAAATGAAGGAAAAGTTAGGGGCATTTGTTACCTTGAAGATAAAAGGTAAGTTAAGGGGATGTATAGGGCATATTATTGGTGATAAGCCTTTGTGGAAAACAATTATCAGAATGGCCTCTCAGGCTGCCTTTCATGATCCTCGCTTTCCACCTTTACAGAAAGCCGAACTTAATTCAATCAATCTGGAAATTTCCATTCTGAGTCCTTTATCCAAAGTAGACAATCCTCAAGATATTGTACCAGGTAAACATGGCCTGCTCATCAGGCAGGGAGCCCATAGTGGCCTGCTTTTGCCTCAGGTAGCAGTGGAATGGAAATGGGACAGAAATACCTTTTTGGCTAATACATGTCGTAAAGCAGGCCTTCTGGACAATTGCTGGCAGGACCCGAATACTGAAATATTCTGGTTTCAGGCTGCAGTGTTTTAG
- a CDS encoding NAD(P)/FAD-dependent oxidoreductase: MDTTDIAIIGQGPAGLSAAIYTARAGIKTTVLGCDPKVAGNYDIDNYFGFPDSITGKELIELGCSHAAKFGADLRCEKVLGIYHNDQGGFDIKTDKKKVSSKAIILATGVSRVRPGIKNISEYEGRGISYCVSCDGFFFKGKKVFVLGEGIFAANQALELKNYTSDVKICTQGKKEKITESYAELLKNEHIEILSQKVVELKGDNFLQQAVLSDGNVMDVDGIFIAMGEASSTDFAYALGITTRGVFIEADYDQKTNIPGVFAAGDCVGRFLQISVAVGEGAIAAHSAIAYLKEKKAAENQG, encoded by the coding sequence ATGGATACAACAGACATTGCCATTATCGGACAGGGGCCAGCAGGTCTTTCTGCTGCCATATATACTGCCAGGGCCGGAATCAAAACTACTGTGCTGGGCTGCGACCCAAAGGTTGCCGGTAATTATGACATTGACAACTATTTTGGTTTTCCAGACTCAATAACCGGAAAAGAGTTAATTGAACTGGGGTGTAGCCATGCTGCCAAATTCGGGGCTGATCTTCGCTGTGAAAAGGTGCTTGGAATATATCATAACGATCAGGGTGGTTTTGATATCAAGACTGACAAGAAAAAAGTTTCCAGCAAAGCCATCATTCTGGCAACTGGAGTAAGCAGGGTACGTCCAGGAATTAAGAATATTTCTGAATATGAAGGTCGCGGCATTTCTTATTGTGTCAGTTGCGATGGATTCTTTTTTAAGGGTAAAAAAGTCTTTGTTCTTGGCGAAGGAATATTTGCCGCCAATCAGGCCTTAGAGCTTAAGAACTACACTTCTGATGTTAAGATCTGCACTCAAGGTAAGAAGGAAAAAATTACTGAAAGCTATGCAGAACTTTTAAAAAATGAACATATAGAGATTTTGTCTCAAAAAGTTGTTGAGCTTAAGGGTGATAATTTTTTACAGCAGGCAGTCCTTAGCGATGGCAATGTAATGGATGTTGATGGAATTTTTATCGCCATGGGCGAAGCCTCATCAACTGATTTTGCTTATGCTTTGGGTATTACCACAAGAGGAGTATTTATCGAGGCTGATTATGATCAAAAGACCAATATTCCTGGTGTTTTTGCCGCAGGTGACTGCGTGGGCAGGTTTTTACAGATCAGTGTAGCTGTAGGTGAAGGAGCAATTGCAGCGCATTCAGCAATTGCTTATCTGAAAGAAAAAAAAGCTGCTGAGAATCAGGGGTGA
- a CDS encoding sensor domain-containing diguanylate cyclase — protein MILNDNTITKELSMQQETIFWLLDLPEEIAKEIEHNLPHGCQLFVTNSIGTMDLNNTDPSSASIIFLTASTFEKSESDFHQAVADQYNVHQVLVIDEKSHVNEAESNDMGSFLGIIRRPITPGSLSRLRDKALEIQELYTDLHLMAREITLERELLARKNLQLEFLNRILTKSSSSLKIDDVLRIAKQEFSGLIDSRAIATVFWKKNENQEINAELHLPEFKNKNLKNKWRENLLGIGRRFTHRNIENFKEINLNFEDNTISWMPNPLQQIVIPLKTGQESFGALVVASDNVLKLGKDQLQIIHSAGNHLALALRNALKYRDLRFEADLDGLTSVYNRQHFNRVLRIELKRHQRNPKPLSLIMLDLDYFKRLNDTYGHIAGDLVLKKVGSLLEETVRETDIAARYGGEEFVVILPETNEEQAWLLAERLRKKIGKTSFSYDNKRFNVTASIGVASLKPNPLTPGDSLISQADQALYMAKNSGRNMVCTSADICVGEAVSS, from the coding sequence ATGATCTTAAATGATAACACCATCACTAAGGAGCTGAGCATGCAGCAGGAAACCATATTCTGGCTTCTGGACTTACCTGAGGAAATAGCAAAGGAAATAGAGCATAATTTGCCACATGGATGTCAATTGTTTGTCACTAACTCCATAGGCACAATGGACCTGAATAACACTGACCCATCGAGCGCTTCAATTATTTTTCTCACGGCCAGTACTTTTGAGAAGTCTGAAAGTGATTTTCATCAAGCTGTTGCTGATCAATATAATGTTCATCAGGTTCTGGTTATTGATGAAAAGAGCCATGTCAATGAAGCTGAAAGTAATGATATGGGGTCATTCCTGGGCATAATACGCAGACCAATAACTCCTGGATCATTGAGCAGACTCAGGGATAAGGCACTGGAAATCCAGGAGCTTTACACAGATTTACACCTCATGGCCAGGGAGATAACCTTAGAAAGGGAATTGCTGGCCAGAAAAAATCTTCAGCTTGAGTTTCTTAACAGAATATTGACCAAATCATCTTCCTCTCTCAAGATAGATGATGTTTTGAGGATTGCCAAACAGGAATTTTCAGGTCTGATAGACTCCAGAGCCATAGCTACAGTATTCTGGAAAAAAAATGAAAACCAGGAAATAAATGCCGAGCTGCACTTGCCTGAGTTTAAAAATAAAAATCTCAAAAACAAGTGGCGGGAGAATCTTTTAGGGATAGGGAGAAGATTTACCCACAGGAACATTGAAAACTTTAAAGAGATCAATCTCAATTTTGAAGATAATACAATAAGCTGGATGCCCAACCCTCTGCAACAGATAGTTATTCCTCTGAAAACCGGTCAAGAAAGTTTTGGAGCCCTGGTTGTGGCATCAGACAATGTTTTGAAACTTGGTAAAGATCAGCTGCAAATTATCCACAGTGCCGGGAATCACCTGGCTTTGGCATTGCGTAACGCTCTTAAATACAGAGATTTGAGATTTGAAGCAGATTTGGACGGCTTGACCAGTGTGTATAATCGTCAGCATTTTAATAGGGTGTTGCGCATAGAGTTGAAAAGACACCAGAGAAATCCCAAGCCTTTAAGCCTGATTATGCTGGATCTCGACTATTTCAAACGCCTCAATGATACGTATGGCCATATTGCCGGTGATTTGGTATTAAAAAAAGTTGGATCACTGCTTGAAGAGACTGTTCGTGAAACAGATATCGCAGCTCGATATGGGGGCGAGGAGTTTGTAGTTATTCTACCTGAGACTAATGAGGAACAGGCGTGGCTTCTGGCGGAAAGACTCAGGAAAAAAATTGGTAAAACAAGTTTTTCTTATGATAATAAAAGGTTCAATGTTACTGCCAGCATTGGTGTGGCTTCACTTAAGCCCAACCCTCTTACCCCGGGAGACAGTCTAATCAGCCAGGCTGATCAGGCCCTGTACATGGCAAAAAACAGCGGCAGAAACATGGTCTGTACTTCAGCAGATATATGTGTTGGAGAGGCTGTCTCAAGTTAA
- a CDS encoding glycosyltransferase family 4 protein, producing MIRHIWGTLDPFYEAGPFLGRIEANTGFLRALLEADPFDEYHFFVSSEKTASTCKAFIKQNFTAIHPKISFIPRTRLIQCLQNNPYKVFHLSDCINYPVHLALLRNKYSKSLFSITSITHSLSYSSYSHQLLKQLWPGWSAKDAIICSSACGRKVLENYFEHLHKYYRLSADFTHPQLVTIPLGINTEDIASAAKKPGNSNLLKNDKVNILCLGRISCYSKMDVLPILRSFQLGKIYGLNLDSVRLVMAGGVDQKDDTIKKLALFARNIGLELMVFPNPDQAKKMELMHHADIFVSMSDNPQETFGLTILEAGAAELAVVASDYNGYKELIKDQENGFLIPTLGPDSTEFIDDLAPILFDSESHLLLAQSCAVDIHALIKALSLLIVNPDLRKSLGANLKKSVQDYDWSRVIQQYLELWDNLYKAEHRESMDITSHAAHTPYAQIFKHYTTNSWINSVLSLSKLGQAVYKKKDFPVIYAGMSEMIDPQKIRMLLFLSRAPIKSSNLIARLSASLDLSPSVSRILVSWAVKQGLLQTS from the coding sequence ATGATCAGGCATATCTGGGGCACCTTAGACCCTTTCTATGAGGCAGGTCCTTTTCTGGGACGAATAGAGGCCAACACAGGATTTCTCAGGGCGCTGCTCGAGGCAGACCCTTTTGACGAGTACCATTTCTTTGTGTCTTCAGAAAAAACTGCCTCCACCTGTAAAGCATTCATTAAGCAAAACTTTACAGCCATTCATCCAAAAATATCATTTATTCCAAGAACAAGACTGATTCAATGCCTGCAAAATAATCCATATAAGGTTTTCCATCTCTCTGATTGCATCAACTACCCTGTACATCTTGCCTTGCTAAGGAATAAATACAGCAAATCGCTTTTTTCCATAACCAGCATCACACACAGTTTAAGCTACAGCAGCTATTCTCATCAACTTCTTAAGCAACTCTGGCCTGGCTGGTCAGCAAAAGACGCTATTATCTGCTCATCAGCATGCGGCAGAAAGGTTCTTGAGAATTATTTTGAACATCTCCATAAGTACTACAGGCTGTCAGCTGACTTTACCCATCCACAACTGGTAACTATTCCTCTCGGCATCAATACAGAAGATATAGCCAGTGCTGCAAAAAAGCCTGGGAACTCAAATCTTTTAAAAAATGATAAAGTCAATATTTTGTGCCTTGGCAGGATTTCCTGTTATTCCAAAATGGATGTCCTGCCCATCCTTAGAAGCTTTCAGTTGGGAAAAATATACGGACTGAACCTTGATTCTGTCAGACTGGTCATGGCAGGAGGTGTGGATCAAAAAGATGATACTATAAAAAAACTCGCACTGTTTGCCCGTAACATTGGCCTGGAACTTATGGTTTTTCCCAACCCGGACCAGGCAAAGAAAATGGAATTGATGCATCATGCAGATATTTTTGTTTCCATGTCTGACAATCCTCAGGAAACTTTTGGGCTAACCATCTTAGAGGCAGGTGCAGCAGAACTTGCCGTGGTAGCTTCAGACTATAATGGTTATAAGGAATTGATTAAAGATCAGGAAAACGGTTTTCTCATACCTACTCTTGGACCTGACAGCACAGAGTTTATCGATGATCTGGCCCCAATTTTATTCGACAGCGAATCACATCTTTTGCTGGCTCAAAGTTGTGCTGTGGATATTCATGCCCTGATCAAAGCCTTATCCTTACTCATAGTCAATCCTGACTTGAGAAAAAGTTTGGGTGCCAACCTGAAAAAATCAGTACAAGATTATGACTGGTCCCGGGTTATCCAGCAGTATCTGGAACTCTGGGACAACCTTTATAAGGCTGAACATAGAGAGAGTATGGACATTACCAGCCATGCCGCGCACACTCCATACGCGCAGATTTTTAAACACTACACCACAAATTCCTGGATCAATTCAGTTTTAAGTCTGAGCAAACTTGGACAGGCTGTATATAAAAAGAAAGATTTTCCTGTTATATATGCTGGCATGTCCGAGATGATCGATCCCCAGAAAATAAGAATGCTTTTATTTTTATCCCGCGCTCCTATAAAATCATCCAACCTAATTGCAAGGCTTTCCGCATCCTTAGATCTTTCTCCGTCTGTTTCCCGCATACTAGTATCCTGGGCTGTCAAGCAGGGACTCCTGCAAACCTCCTGA
- a CDS encoding flagellin, with translation MSLVINHNLMAMNASRNLGDAYGNLATSTRRLSSGLRIGTAADDAAGLAVRELMRADIAAMNQGIRNANDGISLIQTADGALGVIDEKLIRMKELAEQAATGTYNSDQRLIIDSEYQAMASEITRIANATKFNGIYLLNGNISASAGNPAEWGGSYDGSGVQPQGPLKIHFGPGNDAAEDYYYIEIGTSTASALGVGNSAAAGAGFSISTQQGAQEALEALDEAIISKDKIRAQLGALQNRLENTITNLQIQSENLQAAESRISDVDVAQEMTEFVRNQILTQGAVAMLAQANNLPRMAMQLIQG, from the coding sequence ATGTCTTTGGTCATCAATCACAATTTAATGGCAATGAACGCGTCACGCAACCTTGGTGACGCTTATGGCAACCTTGCAACATCCACGAGACGTCTTTCATCAGGTCTCAGAATAGGAACAGCAGCAGATGATGCTGCAGGACTAGCTGTCAGAGAGCTTATGCGAGCAGATATAGCAGCCATGAACCAGGGCATTCGCAATGCCAATGACGGCATATCCCTGATTCAAACAGCTGACGGTGCTCTCGGAGTTATCGATGAGAAACTCATTCGCATGAAAGAATTGGCTGAACAGGCAGCAACTGGTACTTATAATTCTGATCAAAGACTTATTATTGATTCAGAGTACCAGGCTATGGCCTCGGAAATCACCCGTATCGCCAATGCCACAAAGTTTAACGGTATATATCTTCTAAACGGCAATATTTCAGCCAGTGCAGGCAATCCTGCTGAATGGGGGGGGAGCTATGACGGCTCAGGCGTCCAGCCTCAGGGGCCTTTGAAAATCCACTTTGGCCCTGGAAATGACGCAGCTGAGGACTACTACTATATTGAAATAGGAACTTCCACGGCTTCAGCTCTTGGAGTAGGAAACTCAGCCGCAGCAGGAGCAGGCTTTTCCATATCTACCCAACAGGGAGCGCAGGAAGCCTTGGAAGCCCTGGATGAGGCCATTATATCCAAGGATAAAATCAGAGCTCAGTTAGGTGCGCTGCAAAACAGACTCGAAAACACCATCACTAATCTTCAGATCCAGTCTGAAAATCTGCAGGCAGCAGAATCACGCATCTCCGACGTTGATGTGGCTCAGGAAATGACAGAATTTGTCCGTAACCAGATTCTTACCCAGGGAGCGGTCGCCATGCTGGCTCAGGCCAACAACCTGCCTAGAATGGCAATGCAGCTTATCCAGGGATAA
- the rnc gene encoding ribonuclease III, with translation MIINSTQHEAIFTVIMENQELIQKKIGYYFKHKDLLSQALTHSSYANEHGIEHNERLEFLGDAVLELCISRILFYSFPEASEGHLTKLRAGLVSEPSLARIARTLSLGDYILLGKGEDHQGGRERDSVLSDTLEAVLGAVYLDSGYETAHECIKKIFMNFIPDSVESLPSCKDYKSRLQEATQSLFKARPVYALMESSGPEHEKTYRVRVELPNGVYVDASASSVKKAEQKAAGKAIQELSRASA, from the coding sequence ATGATAATTAATTCAACGCAACATGAGGCAATTTTTACCGTAATCATGGAAAATCAGGAACTAATTCAAAAAAAAATTGGTTATTATTTTAAACACAAAGACCTTCTTAGCCAGGCGTTGACTCACAGTTCATATGCCAATGAACATGGAATTGAGCATAATGAGCGTTTGGAGTTTTTAGGGGACGCAGTGCTTGAGTTATGTATTTCGCGTATTTTGTTTTATTCTTTTCCTGAAGCTTCTGAAGGGCACTTAACCAAACTCAGGGCAGGTCTTGTCAGTGAACCGTCCCTGGCAAGGATTGCCAGGACACTTTCTCTCGGGGATTATATTTTACTGGGAAAAGGTGAGGATCATCAAGGAGGACGAGAAAGGGATTCTGTACTCAGCGATACTCTTGAGGCTGTTCTGGGTGCTGTGTATCTTGATTCGGGATATGAAACTGCTCATGAATGCATAAAAAAAATTTTCATGAATTTCATACCGGACAGCGTTGAAAGCCTTCCTTCCTGCAAAGATTATAAAAGCAGGCTTCAGGAGGCCACTCAAAGTCTTTTCAAAGCTCGCCCGGTTTATGCCCTTATGGAAAGCTCGGGTCCGGAACATGAAAAAACTTATCGGGTAAGAGTGGAATTGCCCAATGGCGTATACGTGGATGCCTCAGCCAGCAGTGTGAAAAAGGCGGAACAAAAGGCTGCAGGCAAAGCAATTCAAGAGCTTTCCCGTGCTTCTGCCTGA
- a CDS encoding phosphotransacetylase family protein, with translation MLGLYIGSTTGYSGKNMIAMSMGKKFQKMGLNVGYMKPVGVMPKEIDGKLGDEDAFFVQEVLGLSEDPSKVTPVLVDQDFKVKAFRGQCEDLLPVIKKNYQDISQDKDVMIVSGSGSMYSGKYCGLDGVSVVEALNLNAVVIDRFNKELNYDYMTVLKDSLGDRMLGAILNDIPPYFNEEINSMLAPFLESKGIKILGIIPKDPLMGAIKVSDLAKRLGGKIISAPDKADKVVENFIIGTMQVENFMLHFKKSKRSAVIVGGDRSDVQLVALEGNAQCLILTGNLYPNDIILTRSEVLGIPIIMVRDDTYAVAREMDTLLSRHKLRDVIKIQHGSQLVNSAVDYQYIKETFDLKW, from the coding sequence ATGCTTGGTTTGTATATCGGTTCAACTACAGGATATTCCGGAAAAAACATGATTGCCATGTCAATGGGCAAAAAATTCCAGAAAATGGGACTTAACGTAGGATACATGAAGCCAGTTGGTGTAATGCCCAAGGAAATCGATGGAAAGCTGGGGGATGAAGATGCATTTTTTGTTCAGGAAGTTTTAGGGCTGTCTGAGGATCCATCCAAGGTTACCCCTGTTCTCGTAGACCAGGATTTCAAGGTCAAGGCCTTTCGTGGACAATGCGAGGATCTTTTGCCTGTGATAAAAAAAAACTATCAAGATATAAGCCAGGACAAAGACGTAATGATCGTCTCTGGTTCAGGAAGCATGTATTCAGGCAAATATTGCGGTCTGGACGGAGTAAGTGTAGTAGAGGCCTTGAATTTGAACGCAGTTGTTATTGACCGATTCAACAAAGAACTCAACTATGACTACATGACAGTGCTTAAAGACTCTCTTGGAGACAGGATGCTCGGGGCCATTCTTAATGATATTCCACCCTACTTTAATGAAGAAATAAACTCCATGCTTGCCCCGTTTCTTGAGAGCAAAGGGATCAAGATCCTGGGAATCATTCCCAAAGATCCCCTTATGGGAGCCATAAAAGTTTCAGACCTGGCAAAACGACTTGGTGGAAAAATAATTTCCGCCCCGGATAAAGCAGACAAGGTAGTGGAAAATTTTATCATTGGAACCATGCAGGTGGAAAACTTCATGCTGCACTTTAAAAAAAGCAAACGCTCTGCAGTAATCGTAGGTGGAGATCGCTCTGATGTTCAGCTTGTAGCGTTGGAAGGAAATGCACAATGCCTTATCCTGACAGGCAATCTTTACCCCAATGATATCATTCTCACTCGCTCTGAAGTACTGGGGATACCCATCATTATGGTCCGCGACGATACTTATGCAGTTGCCAGAGAAATGGACACCCTGCTTTCCAGGCACAAATTAAGAGACGTCATCAAAATTCAGCACGGCAGCCAGCTTGTCAATTCAGCAGTAGACTATCAATATATTAAGGAAACTTTTGACTTAAAGTGGTAG
- the rnhA gene encoding ribonuclease HI has product MKKTHKSELTIYTDGSCLGNPGPGGYGAVLIYKEKVKEISGGFSDTTNNRMELTGVIAALEVLKYPCQATVFTDSQYIQKAFSQGWISKWQLNGWKTAGKKDVKNKDLWEKLLGLMDTHQVRFKWVKGHSGDKYNERCDVLAREAAMRATDF; this is encoded by the coding sequence TTGAAAAAGACTCATAAAAGTGAACTGACAATTTATACTGATGGTTCCTGCCTTGGTAATCCAGGACCTGGAGGGTACGGAGCTGTTCTTATCTACAAGGAAAAAGTTAAGGAAATTTCAGGAGGATTCTCTGATACTACCAATAACAGAATGGAGTTGACCGGTGTCATAGCCGCTTTAGAGGTTTTGAAGTATCCGTGCCAGGCTACTGTGTTTACTGACTCTCAATATATCCAAAAGGCTTTTAGTCAAGGCTGGATTTCTAAATGGCAGTTAAACGGATGGAAGACAGCAGGCAAGAAAGATGTTAAGAATAAAGATCTGTGGGAGAAGTTATTAGGACTTATGGATACCCATCAGGTAAGGTTTAAATGGGTTAAAGGTCATAGTGGAGACAAATATAATGAAAGATGTGATGTATTGGCAAGAGAAGCTGCCATGAGAGCAACTGATTTCTAA
- a CDS encoding phosphomannomutase/phosphoglucomutase encodes MKEINRDIFRAYDIRGIVDQDFDSEWVEVLGKACGTYFRKMGIDQAVVAHDCRHSSHEYQARIVKGLQSTGVDVVFLNMVATPLFYFAVKKLGRKAGVMVTASHNPSDFNGFKIWAGDSTIHSQEIQDVYEIMVKGEFTRGKGVAGEMDIVPEYLAYLSEQGSLKDKVKVVVDGGNGAAGLVCVQALEQAGAEVVPIYCEPDGDFPNHHPDPTVMKNNVDLVKAVQEQKAQLGIGLDGDGDRIGVVDENGQMIYGDQLLAVYAREVLEHNPGTSVIGEVKCSHLLFNDIEKHGGRPIMWKTGHSLIKAKMKEEGSLLAGEMSGHMFFADRYFGFDDAIYSARRLLEIVAKKGQEPVSNYLSDWPKTFNTPEIRMDCPDSIKFKVVEKAQKYFRKDFDIVDVDGVRITFEDGWALLRASNTQAVLVLRFEAESEKRLNEFRDIVEQPLKEWIQDLS; translated from the coding sequence GTGAAAGAGATTAATAGAGATATTTTCAGGGCTTATGACATAAGGGGAATAGTTGACCAGGATTTTGATTCTGAGTGGGTGGAAGTTTTAGGAAAGGCGTGTGGCACCTATTTTCGTAAAATGGGTATTGATCAGGCGGTTGTGGCTCATGACTGCAGACACAGTTCTCATGAATATCAGGCCCGCATTGTTAAAGGGCTGCAATCAACTGGTGTGGATGTGGTTTTTTTAAATATGGTGGCCACCCCGTTATTTTATTTTGCAGTTAAAAAGCTTGGACGCAAGGCCGGGGTTATGGTCACCGCAAGTCATAATCCTTCCGATTTCAATGGTTTCAAAATATGGGCCGGAGACAGCACTATTCATAGTCAGGAAATCCAGGATGTATATGAGATCATGGTCAAGGGAGAATTTACCAGGGGAAAAGGTGTGGCTGGCGAGATGGATATTGTTCCTGAATATCTGGCTTATCTTAGCGAGCAGGGTAGTCTTAAGGACAAGGTAAAAGTGGTTGTTGATGGAGGCAATGGTGCTGCAGGTTTAGTGTGTGTTCAGGCCCTTGAGCAGGCCGGTGCCGAGGTTGTGCCCATATATTGTGAACCTGACGGAGACTTTCCCAATCACCACCCAGATCCCACGGTCATGAAAAACAATGTTGATCTTGTTAAGGCTGTACAGGAACAAAAGGCTCAGCTTGGAATCGGCCTTGACGGAGATGGAGACAGAATAGGTGTTGTTGATGAAAACGGGCAAATGATCTACGGAGACCAGCTGCTTGCAGTTTATGCTCGTGAGGTGCTTGAGCATAACCCTGGCACCAGCGTTATAGGCGAGGTAAAATGTTCCCATCTGCTTTTCAATGATATTGAAAAACATGGCGGAAGACCCATAATGTGGAAAACAGGCCATTCTCTGATTAAGGCCAAAATGAAAGAAGAGGGCTCCTTGCTGGCTGGTGAGATGAGTGGGCATATGTTTTTCGCAGACAGATATTTTGGTTTCGATGACGCAATTTATTCTGCCCGCAGACTGCTGGAAATTGTAGCCAAAAAAGGGCAAGAGCCTGTCAGCAATTATCTAAGTGACTGGCCAAAAACATTCAATACACCTGAAATACGCATGGATTGTCCGGATAGTATCAAGTTCAAGGTAGTTGAAAAAGCTCAGAAGTATTTTCGTAAAGATTTTGATATTGTAGATGTGGATGGTGTGAGGATAACCTTTGAAGACGGGTGGGCTCTGTTACGTGCCTCAAATACCCAGGCGGTTCTGGTGCTGAGGTTTGAGGCCGAGTCAGAAAAGCGGTTGAATGAGTTTCGTGATATAGTTGAGCAACCTCTGAAAGAGTGGATTCAAGATCTTTCCTGA
- the hflK gene encoding FtsH protease activity modulator HflK, producing the protein MNWDWDKLQQKRQRHFPGSGGQGGQGGNEFGEFQEKLSQLKKIKFPGGKYIIPVLALIIWMLSGLYIVEPGQVGVVQRFGAFHEQTALGSGLQWHWPRPIEKVTVVDTQRIRTHQIGFSLVNGSKRVNRNEALMLTGDKNIAHFEIIVHYRVSEPADYLFNVREPDTMILRTASETALRSIVGTMDIETAIVAEGLAMVAMRTQALLQMLLDDYGSGLFVTDVRTERGDAPQEVRDAFHDVVRAMEDKERLIYRSQEYREDIVPRARGGREERILTAQGEIRRFSQILNEYRLAQDVTRQRMYLEKMAEILPGVEKVIIDKGAADNVFLLPGGGSLNIGAQTGR; encoded by the coding sequence ATGAATTGGGATTGGGATAAATTACAACAAAAGCGGCAAAGGCACTTTCCCGGCTCAGGCGGTCAGGGCGGACAGGGTGGTAATGAATTTGGTGAATTCCAGGAAAAATTAAGTCAACTCAAAAAAATCAAATTTCCTGGTGGTAAATACATTATTCCTGTACTGGCTTTGATTATCTGGATGCTTTCAGGTTTGTACATTGTTGAACCGGGACAAGTTGGGGTAGTTCAACGTTTTGGGGCTTTCCATGAGCAGACTGCTCTTGGTTCGGGTTTGCAATGGCACTGGCCAAGACCCATTGAAAAAGTGACCGTCGTTGATACCCAGCGTATTAGAACCCACCAGATCGGATTCAGCTTAGTCAACGGAAGCAAAAGAGTTAACCGTAATGAAGCTTTGATGCTTACAGGTGACAAAAACATTGCCCACTTTGAGATCATAGTGCATTACCGGGTCAGTGAGCCTGCAGATTATCTTTTCAATGTCCGAGAGCCGGACACTATGATCTTGAGAACTGCATCAGAAACTGCCCTGAGAAGCATTGTTGGAACCATGGACATTGAAACAGCCATTGTTGCCGAAGGCTTAGCCATGGTTGCCATGCGCACTCAGGCTTTATTGCAGATGCTCCTTGACGACTACGGCTCCGGCCTTTTTGTCACTGATGTCCGCACAGAGCGTGGTGACGCTCCTCAGGAAGTCAGGGATGCTTTTCACGATGTGGTCAGAGCTATGGAGGACAAGGAACGTCTAATTTATCGCTCTCAAGAATATCGTGAAGATATAGTTCCTCGAGCACGTGGTGGAAGAGAGGAAAGAATTCTCACTGCACAAGGTGAAATCAGAAGATTCAGCCAGATTCTTAATGAATATCGTCTTGCTCAGGATGTTACCCGTCAGAGAATGTACTTGGAAAAAATGGCCGAAATTTTACCTGGTGTGGAAAAGGTCATCATTGACAAAGGAGCTGCTGACAATGTTTTTCTCCTGCCAGGCGGGGGATCTTTAAACATTGGGGCACAGACAGGCAGATGA